The Brasilonema sennae CENA114 genome includes a region encoding these proteins:
- the psbQ gene encoding photosystem II protein PsbQ — MARQRSILSLFLVLVATFLISCGGPGVATPPPTYTQEKLAKIQEYVPEIQAVQKRSQELQRLIQTKQWVNVGNFTHGPMAEARLSMNYVTSNLLSKDQPAGRELVRDLLDKLIKIDKAAEVGNINGALNSSFAAFADIDKFLDLVPTNSSPSSEES, encoded by the coding sequence ATGGCGCGTCAACGCTCAATTTTGTCATTATTTCTGGTATTGGTGGCAACCTTTCTGATTAGTTGTGGTGGTCCTGGTGTCGCAACACCACCTCCGACATACACACAAGAAAAACTGGCGAAAATTCAGGAATACGTTCCTGAGATTCAGGCTGTACAAAAACGCTCACAAGAACTGCAAAGGCTCATCCAAACAAAACAGTGGGTGAATGTTGGAAACTTCACACACGGTCCTATGGCAGAAGCAAGGCTGTCAATGAACTATGTCACATCCAATCTGCTATCCAAAGACCAACCAGCAGGGCGTGAGTTAGTGCGTGATTTATTAGATAAGCTGATAAAAATCGACAAAGCCGCTGAAGTTGGTAACATTAATGGTGCCTTGAATAGTTCTTTCGCTGCTTTCGCAGACATTGACAAATTCTTAGATCTGGTTCCAACAAACAGCAGCCCGTCGTCAGAAGAAAGCTAA
- a CDS encoding class I SAM-dependent methyltransferase, whose amino-acid sequence MSNKTLGLDENLYEYLHSVSLREPQVLVQLREETAQHPHSRMQIAPEQGQFMALLVQLMGAKKTLDIGVFTGYSSLVVALALPAEGKVVACDVSEEYTAIALNYWHKAGVAQKIELHIAPALESLDRFITAGEAGTFDFAFIDADKNNYENYYERSLQLVRPGGLIAIDNVLQSGRVANPQEQDKITNSIRAFNHKLHHDSRIAISMVPIADGLTLALKLH is encoded by the coding sequence ATGTCAAATAAAACCTTAGGACTCGATGAAAATCTTTATGAGTACTTGCACTCAGTCTCATTGCGAGAGCCACAAGTATTAGTACAATTGAGGGAGGAAACAGCACAGCATCCACATAGCAGAATGCAGATTGCTCCAGAACAAGGACAATTTATGGCACTGCTGGTGCAGTTGATGGGAGCAAAGAAAACTTTAGATATAGGTGTTTTTACAGGTTATAGCTCTTTGGTAGTGGCGTTGGCATTGCCAGCTGAGGGTAAGGTTGTTGCTTGTGATGTCAGTGAGGAGTATACGGCGATCGCCCTGAATTATTGGCACAAAGCAGGAGTGGCACAAAAAATTGAACTACATATAGCCCCAGCGCTAGAGAGTCTGGATCGTTTCATAACTGCTGGAGAAGCAGGCACCTTTGATTTTGCCTTCATTGATGCAGATAAAAACAACTACGAGAACTACTACGAGCGTTCTCTACAACTTGTGCGTCCAGGTGGGTTGATTGCGATCGATAATGTCTTACAGTCAGGACGAGTCGCAAATCCCCAAGAGCAAGATAAAATAACCAATAGTATACGCGCTTTTAATCATAAACTGCATCATGATTCACGCATCGCAATAAGCATGGTGCCAATTGCAGATGGCTTAACATTAGCGCTGAAGCTTCATTAA
- a CDS encoding alpha-amylase family glycosyl hydrolase, producing the protein MQNYLDVDPRFGTKQDLIDLVDAAHHREIRVFLDVVANHSADNWFYPNHDSYHYSNDQQFPFGGWRPEDRPIPKELRNENYYHRRGEINNWDGYPETQHGDFFSLKDFNNDDDPDGLKLQDILIKAHCYWMREADIDSFRLDAVKHMGELTISRFCSAIRQYAYRLGKRWFFLYGELVGADDAIHRYTSPNTPTQVDSRTILYPSFFSHFR; encoded by the coding sequence ATTCAAAATTATCTGGATGTAGATCCGCGCTTCGGTACAAAACAAGACCTGATCGACCTAGTAGACGCAGCCCATCATAGGGAAATCCGAGTATTTCTTGATGTCGTCGCTAATCATTCCGCAGACAACTGGTTTTACCCAAATCATGACTCATACCATTATTCCAATGACCAGCAGTTTCCTTTTGGTGGATGGCGGCCAGAAGACAGACCAATTCCCAAAGAACTAAGAAACGAAAATTACTATCATCGCCGAGGTGAGATTAACAATTGGGATGGTTATCCAGAAACTCAACATGGCGATTTCTTCTCTCTCAAAGACTTCAATAACGATGACGATCCAGATGGACTAAAGCTTCAGGATATTCTCATCAAAGCCCATTGTTACTGGATGCGTGAGGCAGATATTGACAGCTTTCGCTTGGATGCAGTCAAACATATGGGAGAGTTAACAATTTCCCGGTTTTGCTCAGCTATTCGTCAATATGCTTACCGCTTGGGTAAACGCTGGTTTTTCTTGTATGGCGAGTTAGTTGGTGCGGATGACGCTATCCATCGCTATACAAGTCCAAATACACCTACCCAAGTTGATAGCAGAACAATCTTGTACCCTAGCTTTTTCTCGCATTTTAGATAG